A single window of Nocardioides kongjuensis DNA harbors:
- a CDS encoding bifunctional 3-(3-hydroxy-phenyl)propionate/3-hydroxycinnamic acid hydroxylase, which translates to MSVEQPEVVVVGAGPTGVTAAIQLAQAGVRTLVLDRWPDVFPQPRAVHFDDEVHRILARLGVGTQVAAISVPGAGLRLLSPTHATMAQFDRTDPRTSNGYPQANMFDQPGLEAVVRSRMHELPLVTFRGGVEVTTVRPNGPERPEVEYVDLTTHEVHTVRPRFVLGCDGANSIVRAAIGSTMRDLGFGEQRWLVVDIATPRDLGHWGGVHQVCDSNRAATYMRIGETRHRWEFALRDDEAAADYQDLDALAPLLAPWDTDIADFEVVRLTEYTFRARLADRWHRDGVFILGDAAHLTPPFIGQGMGAGIRDATNLAWKVAAVLEGTLPVSALDSYEAERAPHARAMIRLASLVGRAMTAGGPVGDRLRGVVVPLLVHLPGVRGRVLDSTTPPLRRSSLVDRGALRRGLGGALCPNPVLASGERLDVEAGQRWVLVSRTAPTRRYAEHLSADDAVVIDAGATPELDRWLGRHQAALVRPDRTVMTVGTVEGVMKRVPFGRSRDTLAAAERS; encoded by the coding sequence ATGAGCGTCGAGCAGCCCGAGGTCGTGGTCGTCGGTGCCGGTCCGACCGGAGTCACGGCCGCCATCCAGCTCGCCCAGGCAGGCGTCCGGACCCTGGTCCTCGACCGCTGGCCCGACGTGTTCCCGCAACCACGAGCGGTGCACTTCGACGACGAGGTCCACCGGATCCTGGCCCGTCTGGGCGTGGGCACGCAGGTCGCCGCCATCTCCGTTCCCGGCGCGGGGCTGAGGCTGCTCTCGCCGACCCACGCCACGATGGCCCAGTTCGACCGGACCGACCCGCGGACGTCCAACGGCTATCCGCAGGCCAACATGTTCGACCAGCCCGGCCTCGAGGCCGTGGTGCGCTCCCGGATGCATGAGCTGCCGCTCGTGACCTTCCGGGGCGGCGTCGAGGTCACCACCGTCCGTCCGAACGGCCCCGAGCGCCCCGAGGTCGAGTACGTCGACCTCACCACGCACGAGGTCCACACGGTCCGTCCCCGGTTCGTCCTCGGGTGCGACGGCGCGAACAGCATCGTCCGTGCTGCCATCGGATCGACGATGCGGGACCTCGGTTTCGGCGAGCAGCGCTGGCTCGTGGTCGACATCGCGACCCCGCGCGACCTGGGGCACTGGGGCGGCGTCCACCAGGTCTGCGACAGCAACCGAGCCGCCACCTACATGCGCATCGGAGAGACCCGCCACCGGTGGGAGTTCGCCCTCCGGGACGACGAGGCCGCGGCCGACTACCAGGACCTCGACGCGCTGGCGCCGCTCCTCGCCCCGTGGGACACCGACATCGCCGACTTCGAGGTCGTCCGCCTCACGGAGTACACCTTCCGGGCCCGGCTGGCCGACCGGTGGCACCGCGACGGGGTCTTCATCCTCGGCGACGCCGCGCACCTGACCCCGCCGTTCATCGGGCAGGGGATGGGTGCCGGCATCCGGGACGCGACCAACCTCGCGTGGAAGGTCGCGGCTGTCCTCGAGGGCACCCTGCCGGTGTCGGCGCTCGACAGCTACGAGGCCGAGCGCGCGCCCCACGCGCGCGCCATGATCCGCCTCGCCAGCCTGGTCGGGCGAGCCATGACAGCGGGCGGTCCCGTCGGCGACCGCCTGCGCGGGGTCGTCGTCCCCCTCCTCGTGCACCTGCCCGGCGTACGTGGCCGCGTCCTCGACAGCACCACGCCGCCGTTGCGCCGCTCGTCGCTGGTCGACCGCGGAGCGCTGCGTCGCGGCCTCGGCGGCGCACTGTGCCCGAACCCGGTCCTGGCGTCCGGGGAACGCCTCGACGTCGAGGCCGGCCAGCGTTGGGTGCTCGTGTCGCGCACGGCCCCGACCCGCCGGTACGCCGAGCACCTGAGCGCCGACGATGCGGTCGTCATCGACGCCGGCGCGACCCCCGAGCTGGACCGCTGGCTCGGCCGCCACCAGGCGGCGCTGGTGCGACCGGACCGGACCGTCATGACCGTGGGAACGGTGGAAGGCGTCATGAAGCGGGTGCCCTTCGGTCGTTCGCGGGACACCCTCGCCGCTGCGGAACGAAGCTAG
- a CDS encoding fumarylacetoacetate hydrolase family protein has protein sequence MSINIIRIAERWYVEKSARTGTLIDTTARTTAELIADRAAIDLAVAGEEADLPTGGLQAPVTAPCRVVAQMTNFVSHIKDSGLDPETVPLTFFRKTSHSISGPTDDIVKPSHVRFLDYEVEVGLVIGKDLPVGTTLTQEDIADHVAALVVTNDVSARDLQLPKTQFFEAKSYPTFTPVGPRLVVLEPGDWERFEDLRLQLWVNGEVRQDAVVADDMLYKPLEALQGLARFQPLSTGDLVLTGTPGGTALKAPPKPVEIIGALLPPAVKWKAFFKAQARNTSYLADGDLVEIHVATPDGKLDLGRQRTTVRHERATAR, from the coding sequence ATGAGCATCAACATCATCCGCATCGCCGAGCGCTGGTACGTCGAGAAGTCGGCGCGCACCGGCACCCTCATCGACACCACCGCGCGCACCACTGCCGAGCTGATCGCCGACCGGGCGGCCATCGACCTCGCTGTCGCCGGCGAGGAGGCGGACCTGCCCACCGGTGGCCTGCAGGCGCCCGTGACCGCGCCGTGCCGCGTCGTCGCCCAGATGACCAACTTCGTCAGCCACATCAAGGACTCCGGCCTGGACCCGGAGACCGTGCCGCTCACCTTCTTCCGCAAGACCTCCCACTCGATCAGCGGTCCGACCGACGACATCGTCAAGCCGTCCCACGTCCGCTTCCTCGACTACGAGGTGGAGGTCGGGCTGGTGATCGGCAAGGACCTCCCGGTCGGGACCACCCTGACCCAGGAGGACATCGCCGACCACGTCGCCGCGCTCGTCGTGACCAACGACGTCTCGGCCCGTGACCTCCAGCTGCCGAAGACCCAGTTCTTCGAGGCCAAGTCCTACCCGACCTTCACCCCGGTCGGGCCCCGGCTCGTCGTCCTGGAGCCCGGTGACTGGGAACGGTTCGAGGATCTGCGGCTCCAGCTGTGGGTCAACGGCGAGGTACGCCAGGACGCGGTCGTGGCCGACGACATGCTCTACAAGCCGCTCGAGGCGCTCCAGGGCCTCGCGCGGTTCCAGCCTCTGTCCACCGGCGACCTGGTCCTCACCGGAACTCCCGGTGGTACGGCGCTGAAGGCTCCGCCCAAGCCGGTGGAGATCATCGGAGCCCTCCTCCCGCCCGCCGTGAAGTGGAAGGCGTTCTTCAAGGCGCAGGCGAGGAACACGTCGTACCTCGCCGACGGGGACCTGGTCGAGATCCACGTCGCGACCCCCGACGGCAAGCTGGACCTCGGGCGGCAGCGGACGACGGTCCGCCACGAACGCGCCACGGCGCGATGA